One window of the Cryptomeria japonica chromosome 7, Sugi_1.0, whole genome shotgun sequence genome contains the following:
- the LOC131071197 gene encoding cinnamoyl-CoA reductase 1 isoform X2 gives MGLTETVCVTGASGFIGSWVVRLLLERGYTVHGTVQNLENWKETQHLEAMEGAKERLKLFQMDLMDYQSIEAAINGCAGVFHLAMPNTIEAVQDPEKQLMDPGIKGTLNVLEAAHKAKVKRLVLTSSVSAFVPNPKWPADTPLDETSWTDIDYCKQNGIWYPVAKTLAEKVAWEFSKEKGLDVVAINPGTALGPFLPPDFNASLAMIVRLVNGNTEEYRNFYMGCVDVRDIAKAQVLLYETPSASGRHLCVESITHWSDFAELTAKLYPEYNVPKFTNVTQPGLVRVKNAPKKLIDLGVEFAPMEQIIIDSVSSLQDKGFLK, from the exons ATGGGGTTGACAGAAACTGTGTGTGTTACAGGCGCCAGTGGCTTCATTGGCTCATGGGTCGTTCGTTTGCTCTTAGAGCGTGGTTATACTGTCCATGGCACGGTTCAGAACCTTG AAAATTGGAAGGAAACTCAACATTTGGAGGCAATGGAAGGGGCGAAAGAAAGGTTGAAATTGTTTCAGATGGATTTGATGGATTATCAATCAATTGAAGCGGCCATTAATGGCTGCGCTGGTGTTTTTCATCTGGCAATGCCCAATACTATTGAGGCCGTGCAGGATCCAGAA AAGCAACTGATGGACCCTGGGATCAAAGGTACCCTGAACGTACTGGAAGCAGCCCACAAAGCTAAAGTAAAGCGGCTGGTGCTGACCTCCTCTGTATCTGCTTTCGTTCCCAACCCAAAGTGGCCTGCTGACACCCCCTTGGATGAGACATCCTGGACTGATATAGACTACTGCAAACAAAATGGG ATTTGGTATCCTGTAGCAAAAACACTGGCTGAAAAGGTAGCTTGGGAATTTAGCAAAGAGAAAGGGTTGGATGTAGTTGCCATCAACCCAGGGACTGCTTTGGGTCCCTTTCTCCCTCCTGATTTCAATGCCAGCTTGGCCATGATCGTCCGCCTAGTCAATG GTAACACAGAGGAGTACCGTAATTTTTATATGGGTTGTGTTGATGTAAGGGACATTGCAAAAGCCCAAGTACTACTATATGAAACACCCTCTGCATCAGGGCGGCACTTGTGTGTTGAATCTATAACACATTGGAGCGACTTTGCAGAGTTGACAGCGAAACTATATCCAGAGTATAATGTGCCCAA GTTCACAAATGTAACTCAACCAGGGTTGGTACGTGTGAAGAATGCACCCAAGAAGTTGATTGATCTTGGGGTCGAGTTTGCGCCAATGGAGCAGATCATTATAGATTCGGTTTCATCACTGCAAGACAAGGGTTTTCTGAAGTAA
- the LOC131071197 gene encoding cinnamoyl-CoA reductase 1 isoform X1: MGLTETVCVTGASGFIGSWVVRLLLERGYTVHGTVQNLENWKETQHLEAMEGAKERLKLFQMDLMDYQSIEAAINGCAGVFHLAMPNTIEAVQDPEKQLMDPGIKGTLNVLEAAHKAKVKRLVLTSSVSAFVPNPKWPADTPLDETSWTDIDYCKQNGIWYPVAKTLAEKVAWEFSKEKGLDVVAINPGTALGPFLPPDFNASLAMIVRLVNGNTEEYRNFYMGCVDVRDIAKAQVLLYETPSASGRHLCVESITHWSDFAELTAKLYPEYNVPKFTNVTQPAFYAKCSDCRFTNVTQPGLVRVKNAPKKLIDLGVEFAPMEQIIIDSVSSLQDKGFLK, encoded by the exons ATGGGGTTGACAGAAACTGTGTGTGTTACAGGCGCCAGTGGCTTCATTGGCTCATGGGTCGTTCGTTTGCTCTTAGAGCGTGGTTATACTGTCCATGGCACGGTTCAGAACCTTG AAAATTGGAAGGAAACTCAACATTTGGAGGCAATGGAAGGGGCGAAAGAAAGGTTGAAATTGTTTCAGATGGATTTGATGGATTATCAATCAATTGAAGCGGCCATTAATGGCTGCGCTGGTGTTTTTCATCTGGCAATGCCCAATACTATTGAGGCCGTGCAGGATCCAGAA AAGCAACTGATGGACCCTGGGATCAAAGGTACCCTGAACGTACTGGAAGCAGCCCACAAAGCTAAAGTAAAGCGGCTGGTGCTGACCTCCTCTGTATCTGCTTTCGTTCCCAACCCAAAGTGGCCTGCTGACACCCCCTTGGATGAGACATCCTGGACTGATATAGACTACTGCAAACAAAATGGG ATTTGGTATCCTGTAGCAAAAACACTGGCTGAAAAGGTAGCTTGGGAATTTAGCAAAGAGAAAGGGTTGGATGTAGTTGCCATCAACCCAGGGACTGCTTTGGGTCCCTTTCTCCCTCCTGATTTCAATGCCAGCTTGGCCATGATCGTCCGCCTAGTCAATG GTAACACAGAGGAGTACCGTAATTTTTATATGGGTTGTGTTGATGTAAGGGACATTGCAAAAGCCCAAGTACTACTATATGAAACACCCTCTGCATCAGGGCGGCACTTGTGTGTTGAATCTATAACACATTGGAGCGACTTTGCAGAGTTGACAGCGAAACTATATCCAGAGTATAATGTGCCCAA GTTCACAAATGTAACTCAGCCAGCTTTTTATGCTAAATGCTCTGATTGCAGGTTCACAAATGTAACTCAACCAGGGTTGGTACGTGTGAAGAATGCACCCAAGAAGTTGATTGATCTTGGGGTCGAGTTTGCGCCAATGGAGCAGATCATTATAGATTCGGTTTCATCACTGCAAGACAAGGGTTTTCTGAAGTAA